The nucleotide window TTGTAAACGATTTAAATGAAAATGGCTATCCGTTCCAATTGGAATGGCTCGCCGCATTTGAAGAATTCCGCTTCCCCCATTACGGTCGCGTACAACTTGACGATATCGAAATAGAATTGCGTTGGGCGATAGAACCCTGGCATGTGCTCGGCGAAGAAGTGAGTAGCTTCGGTACCTCACGTTATGTGGATTCCTCTGTCGAACGTTTACAAGTAAAAGTCAGCGGGCTCACACCTGGCCGCTATGTGCTCGCCTGCAACGGCCGGCGCGTGTGCCTGAACGCAACCGGCAAACACGGCGAATATGTTGGCGGCGTGCGTTACCGCGCATGGCAACCACCATCAGCGCTGCATCCGACTATCGGTATACATTCGCCGCTGGTGTTTGACTTAATCGATACCTGGAATGGCAAAAGCATTGGCGGTTGTACCTATCACGTGAGCCACCCCGGTGGCCGCAGTTATGATCGGTTCCCGGTCAATGCGAATGAAGCAGAATCGCGTCGCGGTAACCGCTTTTTTGATATCAACCATACACCCGGCGCTTTACCGATTACGCCAGCCGGTAAAATTCTGCGTGAATTTTTTGAAAACAAACATCCACCGCGCCCCATGGCACCACCACCCGAGGAGCCCGCTGACGAATATCCACATACACTTGATTTGCGTCGTTAATCTGCTGATCACGCACACTGCACCAGTAGTGTGCGTGGAATCTTGCGCACAAAAAAACGCATCGGCGCAAAATAGGGTTAAAATGAAAAACAAACACCATAACGACAAGAACCCAGACCATGAATTCCACGCTTATGGAAACCCGGCTCGATAGCAATCAAAGCGCATTTAATTATCCCTCGCCACTGCAAGGGGTTGATGAGGCTTACGATGCAGAAGGACGCATCCGCCCCTACTGGCGGTATTTGTTGCATAGCCTGGAATCGCTTGGGCAAGACACCATCGAAGATCGACAAAAAAAAGCGCGCCGCATTCTGCGCGATGACGGTGCCACTTACAAAATTTACGACGAGCCAGATGCAAACCAAAGCTGGCAACTCAATCCGATTCCACTGCTAATCAACAGCGATGAATGGAACCAGATTGAAACAGGTTTGATTGAGCGCGCAGAATTATTTAATTTATTACTGCAAGATATTTATGGCGAGCGAAAATTAATTCGCCAAGGTGTTATTCCGCCGGAATTATTATTTTCGCATCAGGGTTTTTTGCGCCCCTGCCATAGAGTCAGTTTATCCGGCCCACATCAATTGATTTTGCACGGCGTGGATTTGGTACGCGCACCCGATGGCCATATGCGGGTGATGGCTGACCGCACCCAAGCGCCTTCAGGTGCCGGTTATGCGCTGGAAAACCGTACGGTAATGAACCGTGTATTTCCCAGTTTATTTCGCGATAGCCATGTGCATCGCCTGTCATTATTTTTTTCGCGTTTGCGCCAACGTTTGCAAGAATTAAATCCGAACGGCGGCATTGCGCGCATTGTTGTACTCACCCCCGGCACCTACAACGAAGCCTATTTTGAACACGCCTATCTCGCCAATTATTTGGGCTTTCAATTAGTGCAAGGCAGCGATTTAAGTGTGCGCAACGGCTATGTATGGATGAAAGCGCTCGATGGTTTAAAACGCGTCGATGTCATTTTGCGCCGCGTGGATGATATTTATTGCGACCCTGTGGAATTAAAAGGCGATTCACGTTTGGGTGTGCCCGGTTTACTGGAAGTCGCGCGTATGGGGCGCGTTGCAATTGCCAACCCCCTCGGTTCAAGTGTGCTTGAGAATCCTGCATTGTTGCGTTATTTACCGGCGATCGCGCGCGCGCTGATCGGGCGCGATTTACAGTTGCGCTCAGTAAAAACCTGGTGGTGCGGCAACCCGGATGATTTGGAATATGTGTGCGCCAATTTAAAAAATTTGCTGATCAAACCCACCTATCGTCGCCCGGGTTTGTATGAAGCCTACGGCGCAGATTTGGATGAAACCAAATTACAGGCCTGGCAAAACCGTATCCGCAAAAATCCTTACCAGTTTGCTGCGCAAGAGTACGTTGCAGGTGCACAGACACCCACATGGCACCAAGGGAAAATAGTGCCGCGCCCTTCGGTATTACGCACCTTTGCGGTGGCCAGTGAAAGCTCTTATGCGGTGATGCCCGGTGGACTTACACGGATTAATCTGGATAGCGACAAAAAAATTATTTCCAACCAGCGCGGCTCGGTTTCAAAAGATACCTGGGTGCTTGCCTCGGAACCGGAAAAGCAAATCAGTTTGCGCCCGGTGGATGTGCAACCCACACTGGAATCGGGCAATGCATTGCCCAGCCGCGTAGTCGAAAATTTATTTTGGATGGGGCGTTACGCTGAACGCGCCGAATCGGCATTGCGCTTATTGCGCACCGTATTTATCCAACTCAACCGCACTGAAAAGTTACCCGATGCGGTGCAATGTACGCTGCTAAGTGCAATTACCCACGTGACATCGACTTACCCCGGCTTTACCAGCTTGCAGCAAAATTTATTAAAAAACCCCGAGCCGGAAATGATCGCAATCTTGCTGGATCAACAACGCTTGGGCAGCGTAGCAAATAATTTGATCGCCATGATCAATTCTGCGGAGCAAGTAAAGGAACAATTATCCAGCGATACCCAACGCGTCATTAACGATATTGGCGATGAGTTGGAAAATTTAAAAATTGCGCTGGAACCCGGCGCGCTTTCTGCACCGGAAGAAGCCCTTGCGCCGCTGATCACCACCCTGCTCGCCTTTGCCGGTTTGATCCATGAAAGCATGACGCGCGGTAACGGCTGGCACTTTATTGAAATTGGTCGCCGCCTTGAACGCGCACTGCAAATCACCAGCAGCTTGCGCGCATTGCTTACGCCGCGTTTTGATGAACCTGATCAGGAAAGCCTTATCGAATCAACATTACTCTGTGGTGAAGCATTAATTCCTTATCGCCGCCGCTACCAAAACGGTATTCATATCGATCAGGGGCTGGAAATGATTATGCTCAACAACAAAAATCCGCGCTCGCTGATTTATCAGCTGAACCAGCTTGAGCAACATTTTTCTGAATTGCCGGAAGACCGCGATACCTTTAGTGCAGAACACAAACTGTTATTGGAAGCGACTACCGCATTGAAATTAAGCGACATCAAAACTCTAGCAAAAACAACCGGTGGTATTCGCAGCGACCTGGATCAATTGTTATCGCGCTTGCAGTATTTGATTACTAACGCGGCAAAAACCATTGGCCAACGTTATTTCGATCACACCGAAGGGCCGCAATTGCTGGTGAAAAACGCCGATTGGCAAGACCATCTCTAAATGTACTCTGGCTTTTAAAGATGATCGGCATTTAAAGTAATCGACTGATAAAGCGCACCGACTATGAAATATCGTATCCAACACAAAACCCGCTATCACTACTCACTGCCGGTGAGTCATTGCTACAACCTTGCGTATGTGTTGCCACGCGCAACCGAGCGCCAGCGTGTTGAAGATATAAAAATTGCTATATCACCCAAAGTCAGTGGACATACTCAACATACCGATTATTTTGGCAATCATTTTTTACAATTTGCAATTGAAAAAGACCACAGCGAATTGGATGTCAGTATCACCAGTGAATTGTTGATTAAAGAAAACACCCACAATATCAATCTGGATTTTGGAACCCCTTGCGCCTACGTAAAATATTTACTGCAAAATAGCAAAGACTGGGAAACGCTAAGCGCACGTGAATTTATGCTGGATTCACCCATGGTGCAGCAACATGCCGAGCTTGCCGATTATGCAGCACCTTCTTTTGCCAATGACCGGCCTTTTTTATCGGCGGTATTGGAATTAACGCAGCGGATTTTTAGCGAGTTTATTTACGACCCGCAATTTTCTGACGTGGCGACACCACTTGCCGATGTACTCAAACACAAGCGCGGTGTGTGCCAGGATTTTGCACACCTGGCGATTGGTTGCTTGCGCTCATTGGGCTACCCAGCGCGTTATGTCAGTGGTTATTTGGAAACACTGCCACCACCGGGGCAAGAAAAATTAGTGGGTGCCGATGCAACCCATGCCTGGTTCGCGGTGTATTCGCCGGGCGAAGGCTGGTATGAATTCGACCCAACCAACAATACCATGACCGGCTCACAACACATCACCACCGCATGGGGGCGCGACTACTCCGATGTAACACCATTGAAAGGCGTTATTTTTGGTGGCGGCCTTTCACCTCAATTATCCGTATCCGTCGATGTGCAACGCATTCCAGAAGATGTTATTCAAGGCTTGTAATGTTAAGGTTTATTAATGACAACACGCATATCTATTCCATTAAAAGACAGCTACAAATTATTCAACCACGGCCCCGTCAGTATTATCACCAGCGCGCATGGAAACAAACGCAATGTTATGGCAGCGTCATGGACAATGCCCGTGGATTTTTCACCCGCCAAAGTTGCCGTGGTAATCGACAACAATACTTATACACGCGAACTGGTTGATGCCAGTGGTGAATTTGGCCTGCAATTTCCCATGCGTAAAATTGCCAAACTTACTTTAGATGTTGGCGATATCTCTGGCCGCGATAACGATAAATTTTCGCGCTTTGGTATCAACACCTTTTCCGCTGAAAAAATTGCAGCACCCTTTATTGAAGATTGTATTGGCTGGCTGGAATGTAAAGTCATTAGACAAGGCGCAGAAACAATGGATGTCATCATCGGCGAAGTGATTGCTGCCTATGCCGACGCAGAACAATTTATCGATGGCCGCTGGCATTTTTCCTCCGACCCACAAAAACGCAGCATCCACTATATGGCAGGCGGTGAGTTCTATATGACGGGCGAGGCGTTTCGGGTAGAAAGTGGTCATTCAGCAGAGTGAAATAGCATTCAGGATTGGTAAAGCTAATAGAGCTATGATTAACCGAAAACACTGATGACAAGTGTTTATGCTGCATAAACTACTAACGGACTAACAATACATGACGACCAAAGCGGTTATTAAAGGCCTTTCTTTATTACTTCTGATCTTCTTTTTGAACGGCTGCGAAAGCAGCGATAACAAAGCTATCGAAAGCCCTGGTGCTAGTATGAAGTCTGAACTAGCGCAGCGGAAAACCAATCCTTATCTGTCTTACGAGCACAGCCTTAGTGTAGAACTTGAAAAAGCAGCACTCGCAACCAAATTTAAAGCTCTGACTGACCAATGCTCAGCAGACAGAGAAAATAATTGCACGTTACTCGAAACTGATTTTTCTGGAGGAAGCTATACCTATGCAAGAATTAAGCTGAGAGTTGCCCCTACCGGGGTTGAAAAAATACTCGTTCTTGCAGGTGACAATGGAAAAATCACCAATGAAATGACTACCGTAGAAGATCTCTCCACGCAGATTTTTGATACTGAAAAACGTATCAAGCTATTACAAACCTATCAAAATGATCTACTTGATCTACAAAAACAAGCCAAGGGCAATATAGACTCGTTAATCAAAGTGTCTCAAGAAATTGCCAGCGTACAATCTCAACTGGAAGAGCTGAGCGGAAATAGCCAAGCATTAATGCAACGCGTAAATATGGACATCATTAACATTCGCCTATCAAGCCGCAACGAAAAAGCCTTCTGGACACCTATTTCTGATGCTCTCGATGAATTTAAAGGTAATTTAGCAGAAGGGATTGCTGGAGCTATTACGGGTGTCGCCTACCTTATTCCTTGGTTAATTGTTTTGCTGATCCTGTTTTTTATTGGCCGGTTTATATGGCGAAGGTTAAGAAGAAAATAATTTCATATCCAGTGAGTCCGAACAGTTTAGTTGTACTAGTTCATACGCCTGTTTTTCAATGGTCGCATCCGGCAAATTTATCATCACGATGCAAATATAACGATTGACGGAAATAAAAAACCCGGCCTTGTGAGCCGGGTTTTTTATTTTTACAACAGCGTTTTGTTAAAAGACTGTTTTTTAGCAGGCGTTAATCTTATTGCGGATTCAAGCCCATGATTTGCAGCACTTTCACGAAGTTGGCTTTTCTGTCGGCCAAGCCATCTACTGCGCCGCTGATTGGGCAGGTAGCTGCCGGACAGCCGCGGTTTACAATGCCGGAGATCTCGTTGATAAACGCATCGCCTTTTAATCCACCGTCAACGTAAGCTTTCAGGCGTGCGTAGTAATCCCAGTTGTACGCCGGGTCGTTATAGCCTTGCACTTCGTTCATCCAGAAGAACAAACCGGCGATCCATTTAATTTCACCGTGCTCGGTTGATGAACACACCAATTGCGGGTTGGAGCAAAGATCCATATCGGCGTACAGCGGTTGCGCCGGTGCCGGAGTTACTGGAACACCGTCGATCACTTGGCCAGCATAAGCAGGATCAACATGACTGCGGCCGAGGAAGTGGTTCAACTTACCAAAGTTCAAACGACCAGTGGTTTGGATAACACCGCGACCCCACCAACCACAACCTTCAATGCTCTTACCTGCACTGCCATTCCACACAAACTTACCGGCTTTTTGGCCGTCATAGACTTTACCTTCTTCACGCAAATAGGCTTGTGCAGATTTATCCACGGTGGTGACTGCAGGGAACCATGCGCTGTAATCCCAGTAGCCAACACTGCCATTCACGAGCAAACCTTTCTTCGCCAATACACGATCAGGCGCAGTGAATAATGGGCCTGGAGCGCCGTACCATTTTGCGTTGGTATTCGCTGTGATTTCCATTTTTGGATCGCGTGGGCAAGAGTATGGATTGTCGCGGCCAGTAATTGGGTCTTGGCCGTAGGACGCATAATCTTGTTGCAACTGACCGCATGACGCAGAGATTGGATAGTTCACTGGGTCGCCAGTATTGATCGACCAGTTATTTTCATCGCACGCATCGTATTGGATGGTTTCTTTCATACTTTGTGAAAGGAACGCTGCAATTGCCACCTTGGCGTATTTGATATTGGTTGCATTGTCTTTTGTTGGATCAATTAACCAATATTTGGTTGGCCCTACACCCACATTGTGCA belongs to Cellvibrio sp. pealriver and includes:
- a CDS encoding circularly permuted type 2 ATP-grasp protein — protein: MNSTLMETRLDSNQSAFNYPSPLQGVDEAYDAEGRIRPYWRYLLHSLESLGQDTIEDRQKKARRILRDDGATYKIYDEPDANQSWQLNPIPLLINSDEWNQIETGLIERAELFNLLLQDIYGERKLIRQGVIPPELLFSHQGFLRPCHRVSLSGPHQLILHGVDLVRAPDGHMRVMADRTQAPSGAGYALENRTVMNRVFPSLFRDSHVHRLSLFFSRLRQRLQELNPNGGIARIVVLTPGTYNEAYFEHAYLANYLGFQLVQGSDLSVRNGYVWMKALDGLKRVDVILRRVDDIYCDPVELKGDSRLGVPGLLEVARMGRVAIANPLGSSVLENPALLRYLPAIARALIGRDLQLRSVKTWWCGNPDDLEYVCANLKNLLIKPTYRRPGLYEAYGADLDETKLQAWQNRIRKNPYQFAAQEYVAGAQTPTWHQGKIVPRPSVLRTFAVASESSYAVMPGGLTRINLDSDKKIISNQRGSVSKDTWVLASEPEKQISLRPVDVQPTLESGNALPSRVVENLFWMGRYAERAESALRLLRTVFIQLNRTEKLPDAVQCTLLSAITHVTSTYPGFTSLQQNLLKNPEPEMIAILLDQQRLGSVANNLIAMINSAEQVKEQLSSDTQRVINDIGDELENLKIALEPGALSAPEEALAPLITTLLAFAGLIHESMTRGNGWHFIEIGRRLERALQITSSLRALLTPRFDEPDQESLIESTLLCGEALIPYRRRYQNGIHIDQGLEMIMLNNKNPRSLIYQLNQLEQHFSELPEDRDTFSAEHKLLLEATTALKLSDIKTLAKTTGGIRSDLDQLLSRLQYLITNAAKTIGQRYFDHTEGPQLLVKNADWQDHL
- a CDS encoding transglutaminase family protein, with product MKYRIQHKTRYHYSLPVSHCYNLAYVLPRATERQRVEDIKIAISPKVSGHTQHTDYFGNHFLQFAIEKDHSELDVSITSELLIKENTHNINLDFGTPCAYVKYLLQNSKDWETLSAREFMLDSPMVQQHAELADYAAPSFANDRPFLSAVLELTQRIFSEFIYDPQFSDVATPLADVLKHKRGVCQDFAHLAIGCLRSLGYPARYVSGYLETLPPPGQEKLVGADATHAWFAVYSPGEGWYEFDPTNNTMTGSQHITTAWGRDYSDVTPLKGVIFGGGLSPQLSVSVDVQRIPEDVIQGL
- a CDS encoding flavin reductase family protein, translated to MTTRISIPLKDSYKLFNHGPVSIITSAHGNKRNVMAASWTMPVDFSPAKVAVVIDNNTYTRELVDASGEFGLQFPMRKIAKLTLDVGDISGRDNDKFSRFGINTFSAEKIAAPFIEDCIGWLECKVIRQGAETMDVIIGEVIAAYADAEQFIDGRWHFSSDPQKRSIHYMAGGEFYMTGEAFRVESGHSAE
- a CDS encoding DUF4349 domain-containing protein — translated: MTTKAVIKGLSLLLLIFFLNGCESSDNKAIESPGASMKSELAQRKTNPYLSYEHSLSVELEKAALATKFKALTDQCSADRENNCTLLETDFSGGSYTYARIKLRVAPTGVEKILVLAGDNGKITNEMTTVEDLSTQIFDTEKRIKLLQTYQNDLLDLQKQAKGNIDSLIKVSQEIASVQSQLEELSGNSQALMQRVNMDIINIRLSSRNEKAFWTPISDALDEFKGNLAEGIAGAITGVAYLIPWLIVLLILFFIGRFIWRRLRRK